CAAGCCTGGATGCCCATTTCCACGAGCATGACAACTGCGGTAGTTGCTGTTTTCTATATTTTATCTTTGATTTTTAATTTCAATAACAATTCCGCTATCTGCACGGCATTGGTAGCCGCGCCTTTGCGCAGGTTGTCCGCCACCACCCACATCACAAAGGCATTCTTTTTAAAAGGATCGGGCCGCAATCGGCCGACATAGGTCAGGTCCGAATCCTTCAATTCCGCCGGGGTGATGTAATCCTTGTTGTTGAAAACCACGCCCGGCGCCTTGGCCAGCAATTGTTCGATCTGCTTTAAAGTGCAGTTCTTCCCGGTCTCGAAATAGACCGACTCCGAATGCCCGGTCAGCACCGGGACCCTGACCGTGGTGGCGTTGACGGCGATATTTTTATCGTGCAGTATCTTCTGGGTCTCGCGCACCATCTTCCACTCCTCGCCGCTGTAGCCCAGCTGGGAGAAGTCGGATATCTGAGGTATCACATTGAAGGCAATCTGCCTGGCAAAGATTTGATTTTTGATTTTTGATTTTTGATTTTTGATTTCATCTTCAAGAGTCTTCGCCCCCCCCCTCCCCGCTCCCGACACCGCCTGATAGGTGGACACCACGATCCGCCTGACCCGGTATTTTTTATATATGGGCGCCAGGGCCACCACCATCTGGATGGTGGAGCAGTTGGGATTGGCTATCAGCCCTTGGTGTTTTTTGACGTCCTGAGGGTTGACCTCGGGAACGATCAGCGGGATTTTTGGATCCATCCTGAAGTCGGAGCCGTTGTCGATCACCACCGCCCCGGCCGCGATGGCCTTTTGGGCATACCGCCGACTGGCGCCCTTCTCACCTTCGGTGCCGGCAAAGAACACGACGCCGCAGCCGGAGAAGTCGGCCCGCTCCACCGAGGCCACCGGATAATTTTTCCCCTTGAATTTGATCCGCCGTCCGTCCGACCGGCTGGAGGCCCACAATCTGAGCCCGGCCAGGGGAAAGCTTCTTTCCGCCAGAACCTGGAGTATGGTCTGCCCCACCAGCCCGGTGGCGCCCACCAAACCTATTGTCATCGGTCCCTGGGTCATTCCAGCGGTCTGGATTTAAGGGCCACCTCGGCCATCACCAGGATGGAGCACTTGCCCATGACCTCCTCTTCGGCCGGACCGTCATTGGCCTTATTCACCCCCAGCAGGGCGGTGAATCTCTTGGGCTCCTGGCTGCTTTCCGGCAGAAGTGAGCCGTCCACCCAGAAACTGCACTTCTCCTTGATGCACTCCGATTCCTCGGGCTTCCTGATGAACCTGATGGGACAGATCATGGTGGTCCTCCAATTATTGGTTGGGAAAAGACTGCGTTACCTTTGCCACGCTTGCCCGCCTGCCGTTGGCCGAGTTGCCGTTGTCTCGATACGCTTTAATGCTACTCGACAACCGGCAGTATCGAGGATCGGTAGGCACTGAAACACGGAATTTATGAATATATTTTTGGGGTTGTCAACTGAAACTTAGAAATATTCCCTGTTTCCAAAATTTCCGTGATTCCGTGGTTAACCCCGGGAAGGGTTATCCGATAAAACTCTTGTGCAAAGCCAGCACCGCCTTCTCGATGTCCTGGCGGGACACGAAGCAGGTAAGCTTGGTCTGGCTGGTGGTCATGCCCTCGATGTGGATCTTCATTTTTCCCAGCTGGGCCAGCATCTTGGCCATCACCGCCGGCTCGCTGCCCACCCCGCTGCCGATCAGCGACACCGCGCCGATGTCGTCATTGAGGTACAGCCCGGCCCCCTTCATCTTCCTCAGATCCTTCTCCATGATCTCTTTGGCCGCCTTGAGGTCCGTCTGGTTGACGATGAAATTGAGGTCGGTCTTATCCTTGTCTCCCCCGCCGTGGAAGTAGGACCGGATGTTTATCCCGGCCCCGGCCAGCTGGGTGACCACCTGGCTCAGCAGGACGCTCCTGCGGGGCACCGCCTTCATGGCCAGCATGGCCAAAAATTTATCGTGGGCAATGGCTTTGACGACCACCCTCTCCATCTTAGAACCTTTCCCTACTGTCGTTCCCGGTTTGTTATCAAAACTGCTGCGGCAGACCAGCGGCATTCTGTACTTGGCGGCCAGCTCCACCGCCCGCAAATGAAGAACCTGAGCCCCGCAGCTGGACAGCTCCAGCATCTCATCGAATGATATCCGTTTTATCGGCCGGGCGGTTTTGACCAGCCGGGGGTCGGCCGAAAAAATGCCGGAAAAGTCGCTGTAGATCTCGCAGGTGTCGGCCTCCAGGGCCACCGCCAGGGCCACCGCGGTGGTGTCCGAGCCGCCCCGCCCCAGGGTGGTGATCTCCCGCGCCAAACTGACCCCCTGGAACCCGGCCACGATCACTATGCTATCATTTTTAAGGGAATCTTTCAAGCGGTCCGGTTTTATTTCCAGGATCTTGGCCCGGGTGTGGCTGGAGTCGGTGATGATGCCCACCTGCGACCCAGTGAAGGATACCGCCTTTTCGTTCAGCGAATGGATGGCCATAGCCAGCAGGGCCATGGATATCCGCTCGCCGGTGGTCAGCAGCATATCCATCTCGCGGCGGGGCGGGTCGGAGGATATCTGGCGGGCCAGGGCGGTGAGGTCGTCGGTGGTGTCGGCCATGGCCGAGACGACCACCACCACTTTGTTGCCCCGGCGCTTGGCCCGGACGATCCGGGCGGCCACCGCCTTGATGCGCCGGACGTTGGAGACCGAGCTGCCTCCGTATTTTTGGACGATTATCGGCATATATTTGATATTATCATAAATGAATATAAATGTTTTAAATTAACCGGTTTCCCTTTATTTTACTCTTTATTTTTTTCTATTATGGTAGTTGTCTTGTGCCTCTTTATCTAATTTATTTGCCAATGAAAGAACATCAATATTAGTTTCTTTAAAATTTGAACCCAGGAAAGCACCCCTAAAGAATCGCGAAATAGACATTTTCTGATTGTCAGTTTGAATCCATTCATTTCTATCTCTATACCAACAATAACAAAGCAATAGATTGTAGGATTTTTCTTCAAGTATTTTACCATTATCTTCAATTGCCTTAACAGTATTGAGCATATCCGTTTGCTGTATCATATTGTATTCCCCATTTGAACGCGAATCATAATCATTCACTGTAAAACAGCCGTAAAAGACCTCGCGATATTTTTTTTGATTCTTTTTATAAAGAATAGCAGAGCAAAATGATCTTATAACTAATGAATTAGATTTTAGGCTATCTTGGAGAATTTTCTCATCTTCTCTGCTAATATTCGTGGATGAATATTTATTCAAGTTATTTAATGTAATGATATCGTTCTGTTCTGGATAATTAAATAACGTCGTATCAATTTGCCTTTCAAAAAATGCCTTCTCGGATTTTGTCAATTCCTTTTGCCATTTCTTGCTATTCATCAAGGTCTTTAAGGCCGGTTTTAATTCTTCGTTTTTTATTAAGCTATAATTATTATTCGTCCACTGGCCATTGGCAATGCAGTATTCCAGATACTGCAGAGAGGACTCGGCCTTTCCTCCCAGCGAATAGCCCCGGGTTATCAAGAATGGTATGCCGTTAATGATTTCGATTGGTTCTGACGGCCAATCCTTATAGCCGGTGTTGCCGATAAAACCGGCGGTGCCGATGAGCGGTCTTCTTAAAACCGTGTTTTTCTTTCCTTGGAATAACAGTCTGGTTAAAATTATTATCTGGTCCTCATATTTATTGGTTCCGGCACATTCCTTAAGGATCTCTATCGCTTTGGTCCGGTCCAGAGACTGAATGTAGCCGGCCAATGAAAGGTACGGGCTGCATTTGTAATTTTCGGAATTAATGGAAGAGCATTGGTCGATCAGGAATTGAAATCTATCACTTTCTTTTTGTCCGAATGATGTGCCGGTTAAGATCGTTACAAATAATAGCGTCAATAGCTTTTTCATGCTTGTTCCTTTTTTAAAATTACCAGCACCTGCCTCCGTACTTTAGTTGCCTGATTTCACATATAATATCATGACAAATAACCGGAACTCAAGGCCTTCTCCCAATCAGGCCTGTTTTGCTTTCCGGCCTGCCGGGCGGCTTTGTCCCAATCGTATTTTAATGCGATGAACTCCAGCGCCCACTTTCCTTCTTCAAGATCAATGACGGCATACCGGGCGTGGGGAGAGCCCGTTTCCACCATATGTCCATCGGCCCCTTCCTCGACATAGGCCTGCAACCCCAGACTGCCCGGGTTGATTATGGTGGTCTCGTCGTCGAGCCTTACGCATCTTGGGGTATGCGAATGGCCGCAAAGCATCAGGGGGGTTCTTTGATCCCCGACCCTGGCCACTATCTCCTCCCGGCTTGACAAATGGATCCTGTTGTTCCCGATGGTCTCCAGCAGGTATTGTTTTTCATCCCCGGGGGAGCCGTGAAAGGCGGAGATTCCATCACCGATCCGGGTGAACGATTGTTGTTGTTCAAGCCATTTCAAATCATCGAAGGAAAGTCTTTCCCGGGCAAAGCGGTCGGATAGTCCCAGCTGTTCCGGGGTTTGGCTGACGATCCGCTGGTCGTGATCACCGTTCAGGTTCACCCAGCTGTTGCCCTTCAGCACCTCCATGGTCTCCTTGGGCCATAACGGCCCGGAGACATTGTCCCCCAGGTTGACCACCTCGGTTATCTTCCTGCGTTTAATATCATCCAGAAAGGCTTCCAGGGCACAAATATTGCCATGAATATCCGCCACAACGGCAAACCGGTTCATGCGTCACCTGTAAAATAAAATCAGATCGGTGTATTTCCGAGGCAAGGTTTTCTGCCGCCTTGATGCGCCGGACGTTGGAGAGCTAACCGCCTCCGTATTTTTGGACTATGAAAAGTATTCCTTTCCAGGCATCAGATCGTGCTGAATTGAATTTGGGCCGTGGCCATCCTTGAATAAAAATCCAGTTCCTTTCTTCGTTTTCCCGAATAATCGATCAAACGATCAAGTCCCGTCCAGAGGCAGAACCATCCGCCCGGCTCGAATAACACCAGGAGCAGCTGAAGGTAGTATCTTTCCGAATTTAAAAAAGTGATGTAACTGGCAAAGATCATCAAGGCAATGCCCGATAGGGTCAAAATGACGGCATTGCGGATTCCATTTTGCCTTTCTTTCTTAAATTGGTTGCATCTTTCCGTGAAATAAAGCTGCAGGCGGACGGCGATTATTTCTTCATCCTGTTCGTTTCTTGTTCCGGCCGGCAGCTGCAGCCGCAGGATCATTTCTTTCCCTTGCTGGTCGGCAACCACTTTCCTGACCTGGGCGATGAAATCGTCCGATACGGTGCGTTTAAGATACGATCTGGGATCGAAATCGGAAAACAATTCATCCAGGGAGTCCAGCCAAATGTTGACCACGTCCCGCTTGGAGGTGGTTTTATCCCGATCACTGTTTTCCGGGGATTTGTTCGGTTGATCCATGGTATAACCATCTTATCTGAAGTTATTAATGGGGTCAGTAAATAAGTAAGAATTTTATTAGGAGTCCATGAAACCACTTGTAGTGAGTATGCCGAACTATGAACACTTAACTGTAAAAACCCTATCGATTCCTGCGTTCTACACCTGCGCTTTGCTTCGGCGCACAGGCTGGCTTCCTTATAGAATAAATCCATTTGTCTTCGGGCATTAGGCAATTAATTAAGTGCTCTGGTAAATAATGATGTTTTTTTATAGAAAACAGGCCTTATCTATTTCAAAATAAACGTCATCACCAGTGCGAACACTGCATATGTCTCCGACATGGCTCCGGCCACCACCATCATCATCATCGCCATCGCCATCGTCGTCGTCGTCAACGTCATCGTCGTCGCCACCACCATCATCATGATGATGGTCACCTCTATTTCTATTTTTAACATAGACACCATGTCTATCTCAATGTCTATGTTTATCATTAAAACC
The nucleotide sequence above comes from Candidatus Edwardsbacteria bacterium RifOxyA12_full_54_48. Encoded proteins:
- a CDS encoding aspartate-semialdehyde dehydrogenase — encoded protein: MTIGLVGATGLVGQTILQVLAERSFPLAGLRLWASSRSDGRRIKFKGKNYPVASVERADFSGCGVVFFAGTEGEKGASRRYAQKAIAAGAVVIDNGSDFRMDPKIPLIVPEVNPQDVKKHQGLIANPNCSTIQMVVALAPIYKKYRVRRIVVSTYQAVSGAGRGGAKTLEDEIKNQKSKIKNQIFARQIAFNVIPQISDFSQLGYSGEEWKMVRETQKILHDKNIAVNATTVRVPVLTGHSESVYFETGKNCTLKQIEQLLAKAPGVVFNNKDYITPAELKDSDLTYVGRLRPDPFKKNAFVMWVVADNLRKGAATNAVQIAELLLKLKIKDKI
- a CDS encoding aspartate kinase encodes the protein MPIIVQKYGGSSVSNVRRIKAVAARIVRAKRRGNKVVVVVSAMADTTDDLTALARQISSDPPRREMDMLLTTGERISMALLAMAIHSLNEKAVSFTGSQVGIITDSSHTRAKILEIKPDRLKDSLKNDSIVIVAGFQGVSLAREITTLGRGGSDTTAVALAVALEADTCEIYSDFSGIFSADPRLVKTARPIKRISFDEMLELSSCGAQVLHLRAVELAAKYRMPLVCRSSFDNKPGTTVGKGSKMERVVVKAIAHDKFLAMLAMKAVPRRSVLLSQVVTQLAGAGINIRSYFHGGGDKDKTDLNFIVNQTDLKAAKEIMEKDLRKMKGAGLYLNDDIGAVSLIGSGVGSEPAVMAKMLAQLGKMKIHIEGMTTSQTKLTCFVSRQDIEKAVLALHKSFIG